A part of Streptomyces sp. NBC_01235 genomic DNA contains:
- a CDS encoding DUF6332 family protein, translated as MSGYGGRRTQAERDAITVEIGYALCSAVFAAAVLFGAVAGPALLFELPDLAEKSLLRAGLALAPLVFVARVVSVLVRFRTDAQPSQPGRTSPDS; from the coding sequence ATGAGCGGTTATGGGGGCCGGCGCACACAGGCCGAGCGGGACGCGATCACCGTCGAGATCGGATACGCGCTGTGCAGCGCCGTGTTCGCGGCGGCGGTGCTCTTCGGTGCGGTCGCCGGGCCGGCGCTGCTGTTCGAACTGCCGGACCTGGCGGAGAAGTCGCTGCTGCGGGCGGGCCTCGCACTCGCTCCCCTGGTGTTCGTGGCCCGGGTGGTCTCCGTGCTGGTCCGCTTCCGTACGGACGCTCAGCCCAGCCAGCCCGGCCGCACCAGCCCCGACTCGTAG
- a CDS encoding LacI family DNA-binding transcriptional regulator codes for MAERTEAPTTRRTAGTGGGTHMIGLLYPPSGRKRDYTTMQLAFVGGVAESATAYGYDLVLSPGDTHDDPSFLRMVGDRRVDGVIVMEIRREDDRVEYLAEAGFPFVAIGRNRRADVAGWVDLDFAGLAGGCVQHLADLGHRRIAFVNRSEQLFNSGYGFARLGDEGYTEAMKKLLLTPHAYLCGDDLASGEDVVERILRDDPATTSLVTQNEAALEGVYRGLTRNGRSVPRDFSVVGVAASPWAEQVTPPLTAAEIPAKEMSRIAVELMMQRLRSPDSPPRHVLLKPLITLRASTGRCRPVPGSEPEPEFPDFGLDF; via the coding sequence ATGGCAGAGCGCACCGAAGCCCCGACGACACGACGCACCGCGGGCACCGGCGGCGGAACGCACATGATTGGGCTGCTCTACCCGCCGTCCGGCCGCAAGCGCGACTACACCACCATGCAGCTCGCCTTCGTCGGCGGGGTGGCCGAGTCCGCCACCGCGTACGGCTACGACCTGGTGCTCTCGCCCGGCGACACGCACGACGACCCCTCGTTCCTGCGGATGGTCGGTGACCGGCGGGTGGACGGCGTGATCGTCATGGAGATCCGCCGGGAGGACGACCGCGTCGAGTATCTGGCCGAGGCGGGTTTCCCCTTCGTGGCCATCGGCCGCAACCGCCGGGCCGACGTGGCCGGCTGGGTCGACCTGGACTTCGCCGGTCTGGCCGGCGGCTGCGTCCAGCACCTCGCCGACCTGGGCCACCGCAGAATCGCCTTCGTCAACCGATCGGAGCAGCTGTTCAACAGCGGGTACGGGTTCGCACGACTCGGGGACGAGGGCTACACCGAGGCGATGAAGAAGCTGTTGCTCACCCCTCACGCGTACCTCTGCGGCGACGATCTCGCCTCGGGGGAGGACGTCGTGGAGCGGATCCTGCGGGACGACCCGGCGACCACCTCCCTGGTCACCCAGAACGAGGCGGCCCTGGAGGGCGTCTACCGCGGGCTCACCCGGAACGGCCGCAGCGTGCCGCGCGACTTCTCGGTCGTCGGCGTGGCGGCCAGCCCCTGGGCCGAGCAGGTGACCCCGCCGCTCACCGCCGCGGAGATACCCGCCAAGGAGATGAGCCGGATCGCCGTCGAACTGATGATGCAGCGGCTGCGCTCACCCGACTCACCTCCCCGCCATGTCCTGCTGAAACCCCTGATCACCCTGCGCGCCAGCACGGGTCGCTGTCGGCCGGTGCCCGGTTCGGAACCCGAACCCGAGTTCCCGGACTTCGGCCTCGATTTCTGA
- a CDS encoding response regulator transcription factor: protein MIRVLLADDQSLVRAGFRALLDAQPDIEVAGEAADGEEALHAVAELRPDVVLMDIRMPLLDGLAATRRITEDAALSQVKVVMLTTFELDEYVFEAIRSGASGFLVKDTEPDELLRAVRAVVAGDALLSPGVTRRLIAEFAARSKEPAAADALGRLTEREREVMALVGIGLSNEEIARRLVVSPLTAKTHVSRTMVKLGTRDRAQLVVLAYESGLVRPGWLG from the coding sequence GTGATCCGCGTACTGCTCGCCGACGACCAGTCGCTGGTCCGGGCGGGGTTCCGGGCGCTGCTCGACGCGCAGCCGGACATCGAGGTGGCCGGGGAGGCCGCAGACGGGGAGGAAGCGCTCCACGCGGTGGCTGAACTGCGGCCCGACGTCGTCCTGATGGACATCCGGATGCCCCTGCTCGACGGCCTGGCCGCCACCCGCCGTATCACCGAGGACGCGGCGCTCTCCCAGGTCAAGGTGGTCATGCTCACCACCTTCGAACTCGACGAGTACGTCTTCGAGGCGATCCGCTCGGGTGCTTCCGGCTTCCTGGTCAAGGACACCGAGCCGGACGAACTCCTGCGCGCGGTAAGGGCGGTGGTCGCCGGGGACGCGCTGCTCTCGCCCGGTGTGACGCGCCGGCTCATCGCCGAGTTCGCCGCCCGCTCCAAGGAGCCCGCCGCGGCCGACGCGCTGGGCCGGCTCACCGAGCGGGAGCGGGAGGTGATGGCGCTGGTCGGAATCGGCCTGTCCAACGAGGAGATCGCCCGCCGGCTGGTCGTCAGCCCGCTCACCGCCAAGACCCACGTCAGTCGCACGATGGTGAAGCTGGGCACCCGCGACCGGGCCCAACTGGTCGTTCTGGCCTACGAGTCGGGGCTGGTGCGGCCGGGCTGGCTGGGCTGA
- a CDS encoding sensor histidine kinase, which produces MDEEQVRGRGGPARWWRHGPPPLRRWEGWGRAAPGAVRWPWRSTVLLTAFVLVGSNFAAHAQDGDRASLDAFARVLLVVASGLLLWRQRHPVAAVFGTAATAALYLGAGYPYGPVFLTVAVACFAAVVAGHRRAAWTALGMLWAVHLLVAHWLYRWLPPAGDDPAPFGQEIVVAGWVVAIVAIAELARIRREQWARERAERAQAARRRADEERLRIARELHDVLAHSLSVINVQAGVGLALLDSDPEQARTALSTIKTASKEALGEVRQVLDTLRTPGDAPRTPAPGLGRLPELVEQAARAGLTVQVEGDPPRLPPHTDLAAFRIVQEALTNVVRHSGSRHARVRLERTGGTLRLRIDDDGPATGADAGGSGNGLAGMRERAAALGGTIEAGPRPDGGFRVLAVLPTRTGPGAGGNQ; this is translated from the coding sequence ATGGACGAAGAGCAGGTGCGCGGGCGCGGCGGCCCGGCGCGGTGGTGGCGGCACGGGCCACCGCCGCTGCGCCGCTGGGAGGGCTGGGGGCGCGCGGCGCCGGGTGCGGTGCGCTGGCCCTGGCGTTCCACGGTGCTGCTCACCGCCTTCGTCCTCGTCGGCTCGAACTTCGCGGCCCACGCGCAGGACGGCGACCGGGCCTCGCTCGACGCCTTCGCGCGCGTGCTGCTGGTGGTCGCCTCCGGTCTGCTGCTGTGGCGGCAACGGCACCCGGTGGCCGCCGTGTTCGGCACGGCGGCCACCGCTGCGCTCTACCTGGGCGCCGGGTACCCGTACGGGCCGGTGTTCCTGACCGTGGCCGTGGCCTGCTTCGCCGCCGTCGTCGCCGGGCACCGCCGGGCCGCCTGGACGGCCCTGGGCATGCTGTGGGCCGTGCACCTGCTGGTCGCGCACTGGCTGTACCGGTGGCTGCCGCCGGCCGGCGACGACCCCGCCCCCTTCGGGCAGGAGATCGTCGTCGCCGGATGGGTCGTGGCCATCGTGGCGATCGCGGAGCTGGCCCGGATCCGGCGCGAGCAGTGGGCCCGCGAGCGGGCCGAACGCGCCCAGGCCGCCCGGCGGCGCGCCGACGAGGAGCGGCTGCGCATCGCCCGGGAACTGCACGACGTCCTTGCACACAGCCTGTCGGTCATCAACGTGCAGGCGGGCGTGGGTCTCGCGCTCCTCGACTCCGACCCGGAGCAGGCGCGCACCGCGCTGAGCACCATCAAGACCGCCAGTAAGGAAGCGCTGGGCGAGGTGCGTCAGGTGCTCGACACCCTCCGCACGCCGGGGGACGCGCCGCGCACCCCGGCACCCGGCCTGGGCCGGCTGCCCGAGCTGGTGGAGCAGGCGGCGCGCGCGGGCCTCACGGTCCAGGTGGAAGGGGACCCACCCCGGCTGCCGCCCCACACCGACCTCGCCGCCTTCCGCATCGTCCAGGAGGCCCTCACCAACGTCGTGCGCCACTCGGGCTCGCGCCACGCGCGCGTGCGGCTCGAGCGGACCGGCGGGACGCTACGGCTGCGTATCGACGACGACGGACCGGCGACCGGTGCCGACGCGGGCGGCAGCGGCAACGGTCTCGCCGGGATGCGGGAGCGGGCTGCGGCGCTGGGTGGCACGATCGAGGCGGGGCCGCGGCCCGACGGCGGCTTCCGGGTGCTCGCGGTGCTGCCGACCCGGACGGGTCCTGGAGCCGGGGGGAACCAGTGA
- a CDS encoding MFS transporter, with amino-acid sequence MPGNTLNRLRIALTVFFALDGFIFAGWVVRIPAIKQQTGASASALGLALLGVSAGAVITMMLTGRLCRRYGNHQVTIACAVLLSLSVALPPLTHSAPALGAALLLFGAAYGSINVAFNSAAVDLVAALRRPIMPTFHAAFSLGGMIGAGLGGLVAGSLSPTRHLLGLGVIGLLVTALTGPTLLRHEPPRPPDQSITGSDSPAPAKATPHRLTTRTRRLVLVFGLIALCTAYGEGALADWGALHLEQDLGSSAGLAAAGYSCFALAMTVGRLTGTTLLERLGRTRTVVAGGAVAAAGMLLGSLAPALWAALLGYAIAGLGLANLFPVAVERAGALAGPSGVAVASTLGYGGMLLGPPAIGFMADWFSLPAALTSVAVLAGVAAVIGFATRRATAD; translated from the coding sequence GTGCCGGGCAACACCCTCAACCGGCTCCGCATCGCCCTCACCGTCTTCTTCGCCCTCGACGGCTTCATCTTCGCCGGCTGGGTCGTCCGCATCCCCGCCATCAAGCAACAGACCGGCGCCTCCGCCAGCGCCCTGGGTCTGGCCCTGCTCGGCGTCTCCGCCGGAGCTGTCATCACGATGATGCTCACCGGCCGCCTCTGCCGGCGCTACGGCAACCACCAAGTCACCATCGCCTGCGCCGTACTCCTCTCCCTCAGCGTCGCCCTGCCACCACTCACACACTCGGCACCGGCACTTGGCGCCGCACTCCTGCTCTTCGGCGCCGCCTACGGCAGCATCAACGTCGCCTTCAACAGCGCCGCCGTCGATCTGGTCGCGGCACTGCGCAGACCGATCATGCCCACGTTCCACGCTGCCTTCAGCCTGGGCGGCATGATCGGCGCCGGTCTCGGCGGACTGGTCGCGGGATCCCTGTCCCCGACGCGCCATCTGCTGGGCCTCGGAGTCATCGGCCTGCTCGTCACCGCGCTCACGGGACCGACGCTGCTCCGGCACGAGCCACCGCGCCCTCCCGACCAGTCCATCACCGGCTCCGACTCACCGGCCCCCGCGAAGGCAACCCCGCACCGCCTGACCACCCGCACCCGCCGTCTCGTCCTCGTCTTCGGCCTGATCGCCCTCTGCACGGCCTACGGCGAAGGAGCCCTCGCCGACTGGGGCGCCCTGCACCTGGAACAGGACCTGGGTTCCTCCGCCGGGCTCGCCGCGGCCGGTTACTCCTGTTTCGCACTCGCCATGACGGTCGGCCGGCTCACCGGCACCACCCTCCTCGAACGGCTCGGCCGCACCCGCACGGTGGTGGCCGGCGGCGCGGTCGCCGCGGCCGGGATGCTGCTCGGCTCCCTCGCCCCGGCCCTGTGGGCGGCGCTTCTGGGCTACGCGATCGCGGGACTCGGCCTGGCCAACCTCTTCCCGGTGGCCGTCGAACGCGCGGGCGCGCTGGCCGGTCCGAGCGGAGTGGCCGTCGCCTCGACTCTCGGCTACGGCGGCATGCTTCTGGGCCCGCCCGCCATCGGCTTCATGGCCGACTGGTTCTCCCTGCCCGCCGCCCTCACCAGCGTGGCGGTCCTTGCCGGGGTGGCCGCGGTGATCGGCTTCGCCACCCGGCGAGCCACGGCCGACTGA
- a CDS encoding ABC transporter substrate-binding protein — protein sequence MPYPVDRRGFLSTAGAAAAALGLVGAVTSCGSGKPSTVTLTWWDYFALDNFQPGMKRLIKDIEAGVPDVKIERRTFPFAELDRQLTLGAISGDLPDIAIVDNVAMNTLGSSHLLADLTDRVEKWGQADQYYKGPWDGCQVGGKTLGIPNNSNCLALYYNTTMLKSAGVEPPTTWEELASAAQRLTSGDRYGLALSAIRTEEGVFQFLPFLWQAGGDLDTFTTYGATALSFLDDLIAKGSLSEQCVGWTQQDVNTRFLNQRAAMQINGPWQIPTLKKAGFDWNVVALPRDKEAATCLGGENWVLMANSKHLDKAWEVLEYTQRPSVLVPYLVSFGELPARKDLADQGTWASDPALRFFLSQLPLARPRQYGAHYAEASQAVAEAEQAVLTGSASPSAAAKTAAPKIDKALGDQ from the coding sequence ATGCCGTACCCCGTCGACCGCCGCGGCTTTCTGAGTACCGCAGGCGCGGCAGCGGCCGCCCTCGGCCTCGTCGGAGCCGTGACCTCGTGCGGCTCCGGCAAGCCGAGCACGGTCACCCTCACCTGGTGGGACTATTTCGCCCTGGACAACTTCCAGCCCGGAATGAAGCGCCTCATCAAGGACATCGAGGCAGGCGTCCCGGACGTGAAGATCGAGCGCCGGACCTTCCCGTTCGCGGAGCTCGACCGGCAGCTCACCCTGGGCGCGATCTCCGGCGACCTGCCGGACATCGCCATCGTCGACAACGTCGCCATGAACACCCTGGGCAGCAGCCATCTGCTGGCCGACCTCACCGACAGGGTCGAGAAGTGGGGCCAGGCCGACCAGTACTACAAAGGCCCCTGGGACGGCTGCCAGGTCGGCGGGAAGACCCTGGGGATCCCCAACAACAGCAACTGCCTCGCCCTCTACTACAACACCACCATGCTCAAGTCCGCCGGAGTGGAACCCCCCACCACGTGGGAGGAACTGGCCTCCGCCGCCCAGCGGCTGACCAGCGGGGACCGCTACGGCCTGGCACTGAGCGCGATCAGGACCGAGGAGGGCGTCTTCCAGTTCCTGCCGTTCCTGTGGCAGGCGGGCGGCGACCTGGACACCTTCACCACGTACGGCGCGACGGCGCTGTCCTTCCTCGACGACCTGATCGCCAAGGGCTCCCTGTCCGAGCAGTGCGTGGGCTGGACCCAGCAGGACGTCAACACGCGGTTTCTCAACCAGCGCGCCGCCATGCAGATCAACGGCCCCTGGCAGATCCCCACGCTGAAGAAGGCGGGCTTCGACTGGAACGTCGTGGCGCTGCCCCGCGACAAGGAGGCCGCCACCTGCCTGGGCGGCGAGAACTGGGTCCTGATGGCGAACAGCAAGCACCTGGACAAGGCATGGGAGGTCCTGGAGTACACGCAGCGCCCCTCTGTTCTGGTGCCGTACCTGGTGTCGTTCGGCGAACTCCCCGCCCGAAAGGACCTCGCCGACCAGGGCACCTGGGCGTCCGACCCGGCCCTGCGGTTCTTCCTCAGTCAGTTGCCCCTCGCCCGTCCGCGCCAGTACGGCGCGCACTATGCCGAGGCCTCGCAGGCCGTCGCGGAGGCGGAGCAGGCCGTGCTCACCGGGTCCGCCTCCCCCTCCGCAGCGGCGAAAACCGCGGCCCCCAAGATCG
- a CDS encoding MarR family winged helix-turn-helix transcriptional regulator, whose amino-acid sequence MAAMKGEAEAEQALVEQWRDMLALHARTQCELDRALHQHGLCASDFEVLDVLAESVAPDGSCSFRVQEIAERVHLSQSALSRLVARLEKDGLVERGMCAEDRRGVRVALTGKGRALHGDVRPVQRAVLTRMLAD is encoded by the coding sequence ATGGCGGCGATGAAGGGCGAGGCCGAGGCCGAGCAGGCGCTCGTGGAGCAGTGGCGGGACATGCTGGCGCTGCACGCCCGTACGCAGTGCGAACTCGACCGGGCGTTGCATCAACACGGCCTGTGCGCCAGCGACTTCGAGGTGCTCGACGTCCTCGCCGAGTCGGTGGCGCCGGACGGCTCGTGCAGTTTCCGCGTCCAGGAGATCGCCGAGCGGGTCCATCTCAGCCAGAGCGCGCTGTCCCGGCTCGTCGCGCGGCTGGAGAAGGACGGTCTCGTCGAGCGCGGCATGTGCGCGGAGGATCGCAGGGGTGTCCGGGTGGCGCTCACGGGGAAGGGGCGCGCGCTGCACGGCGACGTACGGCCGGTGCAGCGCGCGGTGTTGACCCGGATGCTGGCCGACTGA
- a CDS encoding ATP-binding SpoIIE family protein phosphatase, which translates to MATYDQGNGHCGWSVDVATVTVGLDGIVTGWSEGARRLLGHRAGEVVGRAAADLLLSREAPEAAGLSLTGSQEWSGSAALRHRDGHRVEVTLHAHPSLGGDGTPQAFVVTVTAGPAESEHDRRMVEWAFAQASIALSTHTTASGSWRLNAAAEGGEQVAEAGGEQVPETGSERHAAAPADEGFLRCVRRVAEEATPMRYERLAPEPSSAPAPTTALAHARHRAWIIELWPVRDPATGEVVGVGTAAFDSSDQHSARQRLALLQEAGTCIGTTLNVNRTAQELADLAVPRLADFVSVDLLDSVLRGEEPVPGPVDAAVVLRRAAHQSSAEGEGVPEAAVDLGGVDTYPLFSPPARCLTSGQPVLSGADDPDFARWIAEDETRTARVEEYGFHSVMATPLRARGITLGVAVFARTEGSPPFEQDDLMLAEELAGRAAVGVDNARRYTRERINALTLQRSLLPRDLPKQAAVEVAYRYLPAGTGAGVGGDWFDVVPLSGTRVALVVGDVVGHGIHASAAMGRLRTAVRTLADVDLPPDELLTHLDDLVIHLTSDDDTVDSRIRDDTGEIGATCLYAVYDPVSRVCTLASAGHVPPVVLLPDGTVSVVRLTPGPLLGVGGLPFESTELELPEGSVLAFCTDGLIEARDRDVGLGLERLCDALASPVPSLEVTCDAILKALLPDSPADDVALLLARTRALHADQVAAWSLPSDPAIVADARVQAARQLAAWGLEDAAFVTELVVSELVTNAIRYGAVPIGLRLIRDRTLICEVSDASNTAPHLRRARTYDEGGRGLHMVAQLTQGWGTRQTPEGKTIWAEQSLPAG; encoded by the coding sequence ATGGCCACTTATGATCAGGGAAACGGTCACTGCGGGTGGTCAGTCGATGTCGCAACAGTCACCGTCGGTCTGGACGGCATCGTCACGGGATGGAGCGAGGGCGCTCGGCGGCTGCTGGGCCACCGCGCCGGGGAGGTCGTAGGACGCGCCGCGGCCGATCTGCTCCTCAGCCGGGAGGCTCCCGAGGCGGCCGGGCTCTCCCTCACCGGCTCCCAGGAATGGAGCGGTTCGGCGGCACTGCGGCACCGGGACGGCCACCGCGTCGAAGTGACCCTGCATGCCCATCCGTCGCTGGGCGGCGATGGCACGCCCCAGGCGTTCGTCGTGACCGTCACCGCCGGTCCCGCGGAGTCGGAGCACGACCGGAGGATGGTGGAGTGGGCGTTCGCCCAGGCCTCGATCGCGCTCTCCACCCACACCACGGCGTCCGGGTCGTGGCGTCTGAACGCGGCCGCGGAAGGCGGCGAGCAGGTCGCCGAGGCCGGAGGGGAGCAGGTCCCCGAGACCGGAAGTGAGCGGCACGCGGCCGCCCCTGCCGACGAAGGCTTCCTCCGCTGCGTCCGCCGGGTCGCCGAAGAGGCCACGCCGATGCGCTACGAGCGCTTGGCCCCGGAGCCGTCCTCCGCCCCTGCCCCCACCACCGCCCTCGCCCACGCCCGTCACCGCGCCTGGATCATCGAGCTCTGGCCCGTCCGGGATCCCGCCACCGGCGAGGTCGTCGGCGTGGGCACCGCCGCATTCGACAGCAGCGACCAGCACTCGGCCCGCCAGCGGCTTGCCCTGCTGCAAGAAGCGGGCACCTGCATCGGCACCACGCTGAACGTGAATCGCACCGCACAGGAGCTCGCCGACCTCGCCGTCCCGCGGCTCGCCGACTTCGTCAGCGTGGACCTGCTCGACTCCGTGTTGCGCGGGGAGGAGCCCGTACCCGGACCGGTCGACGCGGCCGTGGTGCTCCGCAGGGCCGCGCACCAGTCCTCCGCCGAAGGCGAAGGCGTGCCCGAGGCCGCCGTCGACCTCGGCGGGGTCGACACCTACCCCCTGTTCTCGCCGCCCGCCCGCTGCCTGACCAGTGGGCAACCTGTGCTCAGCGGCGCGGACGACCCCGACTTCGCCCGCTGGATCGCCGAGGACGAGACACGCACCGCGCGTGTCGAGGAGTACGGATTCCACTCCGTCATGGCCACCCCACTGCGCGCCCGGGGCATCACCCTCGGGGTGGCGGTCTTCGCCCGCACCGAAGGCTCCCCGCCCTTCGAGCAGGACGACCTGATGCTCGCCGAGGAACTCGCCGGACGGGCCGCCGTCGGCGTGGACAACGCGCGCCGCTACACCCGCGAGCGCATCAACGCCCTCACCCTCCAGCGCAGTCTGCTGCCCCGTGACCTCCCCAAACAGGCGGCCGTCGAGGTGGCGTACCGCTATCTGCCGGCCGGCACGGGTGCGGGAGTGGGCGGCGACTGGTTCGACGTCGTGCCCCTGTCGGGTACCCGTGTGGCCCTGGTCGTCGGAGACGTGGTCGGGCACGGCATCCATGCCTCCGCCGCCATGGGGCGGCTGCGCACCGCGGTACGCACCCTCGCCGACGTGGACCTGCCACCGGACGAACTCCTCACCCACCTCGACGACCTGGTCATCCACCTCACCTCGGACGACGACACCGTCGACAGCCGTATCCGGGACGACACCGGTGAGATCGGCGCGACCTGTCTGTACGCCGTCTACGACCCGGTCTCCCGCGTCTGCACCCTCGCCAGCGCCGGCCACGTCCCGCCCGTCGTACTGCTCCCCGACGGCACGGTCAGCGTGGTGCGCCTCACCCCCGGTCCCCTACTGGGCGTCGGAGGGCTGCCCTTCGAGTCCACCGAGCTGGAGCTGCCCGAGGGCAGTGTGCTGGCCTTCTGCACCGACGGCCTGATCGAGGCACGCGACCGCGACGTCGGTCTCGGGCTCGAACGGCTCTGTGATGCCCTGGCCAGCCCGGTTCCCTCACTGGAGGTCACCTGCGACGCCATCCTCAAGGCCCTGCTCCCCGACAGTCCCGCCGACGACGTGGCGCTGCTCCTCGCGCGCACCCGGGCCCTGCACGCGGACCAGGTCGCCGCCTGGTCCCTGCCGTCCGACCCCGCGATCGTGGCCGACGCCCGGGTCCAGGCCGCCCGCCAGCTCGCGGCCTGGGGGCTCGAGGACGCGGCATTCGTCACCGAGCTGGTGGTGAGCGAACTGGTCACCAACGCCATCCGCTACGGGGCTGTACCGATCGGCCTCAGGCTGATCCGGGACCGGACCCTGATCTGCGAGGTGTCCGACGCCAGCAACACCGCCCCGCACCTTCGCCGTGCCCGCACCTACGACGAGGGCGGACGCGGGCTGCACATGGTCGCCCAGCTCACGCAGGGCTGGGGCACCCGGCAGACCCCCGAGGGCAAGACCATCTGGGCCGAACAATCCCTCCCGGCCGGCTGA
- a CDS encoding MFS transporter, protein MTSPLPSPASPLTEGRWTARLWGTLLVLCAAMFLDALDVSMVGVALPSIGSDLDLSTSTLQWIVSGYILGYGGLLLLGGRTADLLGRRQVFLVALGVFALASLLGGLVDSGPLLIASRFIKGLSAAFTAPAGLSIITTTFPEGPLRNRALAIYTTCAATGFSMGLVLSGLLTEASWRLTMLLPAPIALIALAAGLKLLPRSEREKDHDGYDVPGAVLGTASMLLLVFTVVQAPEAGWTSARTLLSFLAVAMLLTLFVLVERRSAGPLIRLGVLRSGSQIRAQLGAMAFFGSYVGFQFLATLYMQTLLGWSALHTALAFLPAGALVAVSSTKVGSIVDRFGTPRLIAAGFAFMVVGYALFLRVDLDPVYAAVILPSMLLIGAACALVFPSLNIQATNGVADHEQGMVSGLLNTSVQVGGAIFLAVVTAVVTAGAPADPTPQAVLDSYRPGLAVVTVVAAAGLLITLPGLRTRRAQGSVLVAKSPATQADAEAQPVGVRD, encoded by the coding sequence ATGACCTCTCCGCTCCCCTCCCCCGCGTCCCCTCTCACCGAGGGCCGCTGGACCGCCCGGCTGTGGGGCACCCTGCTGGTGCTGTGCGCCGCGATGTTCCTGGACGCGCTGGACGTGTCGATGGTCGGCGTCGCCCTGCCGTCCATCGGCTCCGACCTCGACCTCTCCACCTCGACCCTGCAATGGATCGTCAGCGGCTACATCCTGGGCTACGGCGGCCTGCTCCTCCTCGGCGGCCGCACTGCCGACCTGCTCGGTCGCCGCCAGGTCTTCCTGGTCGCCCTCGGCGTCTTCGCGCTGGCCTCACTGCTCGGCGGGCTCGTCGACTCGGGTCCGCTGCTGATCGCGAGCCGGTTCATCAAGGGCCTGAGCGCGGCCTTCACGGCACCGGCCGGCCTGTCGATCATCACCACGACGTTCCCGGAGGGCCCCCTGCGCAACCGCGCCCTCGCCATCTACACCACCTGTGCCGCCACCGGCTTCTCCATGGGCCTGGTCCTCTCCGGCCTGCTCACGGAGGCCAGTTGGCGCCTCACCATGCTGCTGCCCGCGCCGATCGCCCTGATCGCGCTGGCGGCGGGACTCAAGCTGCTGCCGCGCAGTGAACGGGAGAAGGACCACGACGGCTACGACGTCCCCGGCGCCGTCCTCGGCACCGCCTCGATGCTGCTGCTGGTCTTCACCGTGGTCCAGGCCCCGGAGGCCGGCTGGACGTCCGCCCGCACGCTGCTGTCGTTCCTCGCCGTCGCCATGCTGCTGACCCTCTTCGTCCTCGTGGAGCGGCGCTCCGCCGGCCCGCTGATCCGGCTCGGCGTGCTGCGTTCCGGCAGCCAGATCCGCGCCCAGCTCGGCGCGATGGCCTTCTTCGGCTCGTACGTGGGCTTCCAGTTCCTGGCCACCCTCTACATGCAGACGCTGCTCGGCTGGTCGGCGCTGCACACGGCGCTCGCCTTCCTGCCGGCCGGCGCGCTGGTGGCGGTCTCCTCGACCAAGGTGGGTTCGATCGTGGACCGGTTCGGGACCCCGCGGCTGATCGCGGCGGGCTTCGCCTTCATGGTCGTGGGGTACGCGCTGTTCCTGCGCGTCGATCTCGACCCGGTCTACGCCGCTGTCATCCTGCCGTCGATGCTGCTGATCGGCGCGGCCTGCGCGCTGGTCTTCCCCTCGCTCAACATCCAGGCCACCAACGGCGTGGCGGACCACGAGCAGGGCATGGTCTCGGGGCTGCTCAACACCTCGGTGCAGGTCGGCGGCGCGATCTTCCTGGCGGTGGTGACGGCGGTGGTGACCGCGGGCGCCCCGGCCGACCCGACCCCGCAGGCCGTCCTCGACAGTTACCGTCCCGGGCTGGCGGTGGTGACGGTCGTCGCCGCCGCGGGACTGCTCATCACCCTCCCCGGACTGCGCACCCGACGCGCCCAGGGCTCGGTCCTGGTCGCCAAGTCGCCCGCGACGCAGGCGGATGCGGAGGCCCAGCCCGTGGGGGTCCGCGACTAG
- a CDS encoding maleylpyruvate isomerase family mycothiol-dependent enzyme — protein METAEFIRALDREGRSLASAAAEAGPGAKVPTCPDWQVRDLLRHTGAVHRWATSYVTEANPSFRPLADPPDLDGDELLAWFREGHRRLVDTLSAASPDVRCFHFLPAPSPLAFWARRQAHETAVHRVDAESALGRTPEETARDLAVDFAADGVDELLRGFHARAKSRVRTEEPRVLRVRATDTDGAVWTVRLSSEPPVTERNAEGDADCEVSGPAAPLYLSLWNRLPLPTVTGDASLATLWRETSAVN, from the coding sequence ATGGAGACTGCCGAGTTCATCCGCGCCCTGGACCGCGAGGGCCGGTCCCTGGCCTCCGCCGCGGCGGAGGCCGGTCCCGGGGCGAAGGTTCCGACCTGCCCGGACTGGCAGGTCAGGGACCTGCTGCGACACACGGGCGCGGTGCACCGCTGGGCAACGTCGTACGTGACCGAGGCCAACCCGTCGTTCCGGCCTCTGGCCGACCCGCCGGACCTCGACGGCGACGAACTGCTGGCCTGGTTCCGCGAGGGCCACCGACGACTCGTCGACACCCTGTCCGCCGCCTCGCCCGACGTGCGGTGCTTTCACTTCCTCCCCGCACCGTCACCGCTCGCGTTCTGGGCCAGACGGCAGGCGCACGAGACCGCCGTGCACCGCGTGGACGCGGAATCGGCCCTCGGCCGGACGCCCGAGGAGACCGCCCGGGACCTCGCCGTCGACTTCGCGGCGGACGGCGTCGACGAGCTGCTGCGCGGCTTCCACGCGCGCGCCAAGAGCAGGGTGCGCACCGAGGAGCCCCGGGTCCTGCGGGTGCGGGCGACGGACACGGACGGCGCCGTGTGGACCGTACGCCTGTCGTCCGAGCCGCCCGTGACCGAGCGCAACGCCGAAGGGGACGCCGACTGCGAAGTGTCCGGACCGGCGGCGCCGCTCTACCTGTCGCTGTGGAACCGGCTGCCGCTCCCCACCGTGACCGGGGACGCCTCACTGGCGACGCTGTGGAGGGAGACGTCCGCCGTGAACTGA